The proteins below come from a single Prolixibacter sp. NT017 genomic window:
- a CDS encoding alpha-L-fucosidase — protein MTQFRKPKGIQTLKLIPLILVLGTLPLTSHAAKKTKQQREEWHIPTNYPKAPEWFKDAKFGIYFHWGVLSVPAYANDWYARNMHIKGTNAYKHQVATYGPLNKFGYQDFVPMFKAQHFNPDQWANLFVKAGAKFAGQVAEHHDGFSMWASKINPWNVKDMGPHEDVMAKLSKAIHGRGLKFVTTFHMARNLQIYANNPKAQSDTSYYPYNKNMFTSSTDPELRMLYGNIPANQFDKNWLGKLEEVISNYHPDLIYFDGLLTKIPQSYRQDFINYYLKSAAKNHQQVVITHKDEDLPNQVSVRDFERGRPNKLLPYTWMCDETVGIGSWSYVKGLAIKPAAEIIHELLDIVSKNGVMMLNISPRADGIIPENQQKVLLDIGNWLHQYGEAVYNTRPWIVFGEGPTRLKKGGAFQSKVEYTPKDVRYTTRPNTIYATVLGWPGANKEMVLTAFAKSKMGGNLKIESISVPGENDSTNWKWKKDGLHIVMPAQMPNSIATVFKIKTSGKAILKHIM, from the coding sequence ATGACTCAATTCAGAAAGCCAAAAGGAATTCAGACACTAAAACTTATTCCATTGATACTTGTGCTCGGAACGCTTCCCTTGACAAGCCACGCCGCCAAAAAGACAAAACAACAAAGGGAAGAATGGCACATTCCGACTAATTACCCAAAGGCTCCCGAATGGTTCAAGGACGCCAAATTCGGTATCTATTTCCACTGGGGAGTGCTTTCCGTTCCGGCATACGCCAACGATTGGTACGCGCGCAACATGCACATTAAAGGGACGAACGCTTACAAGCACCAGGTGGCTACGTACGGCCCACTGAATAAATTTGGCTACCAGGATTTTGTTCCCATGTTCAAAGCGCAACATTTCAACCCCGATCAATGGGCCAATCTGTTTGTAAAGGCAGGTGCCAAATTTGCCGGCCAGGTCGCTGAACATCATGACGGCTTTTCGATGTGGGCCAGTAAAATCAATCCGTGGAACGTGAAGGACATGGGGCCGCACGAGGATGTGATGGCCAAGCTGAGCAAAGCCATTCATGGCCGGGGACTGAAATTCGTCACGACCTTTCACATGGCCCGGAATCTGCAGATTTATGCGAATAATCCCAAAGCACAATCTGATACCAGCTACTACCCTTACAACAAAAACATGTTCACCTCGTCGACGGATCCGGAGTTGCGGATGCTGTACGGAAATATTCCTGCCAACCAGTTCGACAAAAACTGGCTGGGAAAACTGGAAGAGGTAATCAGCAACTATCATCCTGACCTCATTTATTTCGACGGTTTGCTAACCAAAATTCCACAGAGTTATCGTCAGGATTTCATCAACTATTACCTGAAAAGTGCTGCAAAAAATCACCAACAGGTAGTCATTACACACAAAGACGAGGACTTACCCAATCAGGTTAGTGTAAGAGATTTTGAACGGGGTCGTCCCAACAAGCTACTGCCCTACACCTGGATGTGCGATGAAACCGTTGGCATCGGCAGCTGGAGTTACGTGAAGGGACTGGCTATAAAGCCGGCAGCTGAAATCATTCACGAACTGCTCGACATCGTTAGCAAAAACGGCGTCATGATGCTGAATATCTCGCCAAGGGCGGATGGCATTATTCCGGAGAATCAACAAAAAGTATTGCTCGATATCGGTAACTGGTTGCATCAATATGGAGAAGCTGTTTATAATACCCGCCCTTGGATTGTTTTCGGCGAAGGCCCAACACGATTGAAAAAAGGCGGAGCATTTCAATCAAAAGTGGAGTATACGCCAAAAGATGTTCGCTACACCACCCGTCCCAACACTATTTACGCGACCGTACTGGGCTGGCCGGGAGCCAATAAAGAGATGGTTCTGACCGCTTTCGCGAAAAGCAAAATGGGAGGAAACCTGAAAATTGAAAGCATTTCTGTCCCGGGAGAAAACGATTCCACTAACTGGAAATGGAAAAAAGACGGCCTTCATATTGTCATGCCGGCTCAAATGCCAAATTCCATTGCTACCGTTTTCAAAATCAAAACATCGGGAAAAGCTATATTAAAACACATTATGTAA
- a CDS encoding MarR family winged helix-turn-helix transcriptional regulator → MDFTPVIIKIRRIVRSINLESKKVQKEYGVSIPQLLCLEYLKEAPNYQATQRMIRDHMRLNSSTMTGIINRLEKKGYVARLPKSGDKRVTNIALTSSGERILTHTPDLMQKRLDVKLRNLSDEEINKINGALDTLIDMLEIEDIDASPVLTGGEENVRDF, encoded by the coding sequence ATGGATTTCACACCCGTCATTATTAAAATCAGAAGGATTGTTCGCTCCATTAACCTGGAATCGAAGAAAGTACAGAAAGAGTATGGCGTGAGTATCCCCCAACTGCTATGCCTCGAATACCTGAAGGAAGCTCCGAACTACCAGGCAACACAACGCATGATTCGCGATCACATGCGTTTGAACTCATCCACGATGACGGGAATCATCAACCGGTTGGAGAAGAAAGGATATGTCGCCCGGCTTCCGAAATCAGGCGATAAGCGGGTCACCAACATAGCACTGACTTCCAGCGGCGAGCGGATATTGACACACACACCCGACCTGATGCAGAAAAGACTGGATGTAAAGTTGCGCAATCTTTCCGACGAGGAAATCAATAAAATCAACGGTGCCCTCGACACCCTCATCGATATGCTTGAAATCGAAGACATCGACGCCTCCCCTGTCCTCACCGGTGGCGAGGAAAATGTACGCGATTTCTGA
- a CDS encoding carboxypeptidase-like regulatory domain-containing protein gives MKTKQSIISFENMKVWVTLLLFVFISGAATAADSYPRSQPEDNQNYKTFKGEVRDSESGDPLVFATLAIDGTNIATVSNSDGEFILKVPEDQLDKNITISYIGYKNKQVPVSSLKPERNKIELDVLAVSLSEIKVFPTDPDLLIRTVMYKKKDNYVEEPLEMTAFYRETIKKGWSYVSLAEAVVDVYKQPYSSARADKVRLFKGRKSTDYSKLDTLVFKLQGGPYTNLLMDIMKNPYIIFTDDMIGNYEFNLASVTRIDEKLVYVLEFKPRPGAIDALFYGKLFIDTESLAITSATFNMDTSDELKAADILIKRKPIGARVYPTEAAYMVNYREKNGKWYFGYSRGQVTFKINWDKKLFNSHYVSTIEMAVTDWQKTEDKPFRSSDRMKMNVIMSDAVSGFSDPEFWGKYNVIEPEKSIDQAIRKIQRKLRRN, from the coding sequence ATGAAAACAAAACAGTCAATCATCAGTTTCGAAAACATGAAGGTATGGGTTACCTTACTTCTCTTCGTTTTCATTTCGGGAGCAGCCACAGCAGCCGACTCGTATCCCCGCAGCCAGCCGGAAGACAATCAAAACTACAAGACCTTCAAAGGTGAGGTTCGCGATAGCGAATCGGGAGATCCGCTGGTATTTGCCACACTCGCCATTGATGGAACCAACATCGCAACAGTGAGTAACTCCGATGGTGAATTCATTCTGAAGGTACCTGAAGACCAATTGGATAAAAACATTACCATTTCCTACATTGGTTATAAAAACAAACAGGTTCCTGTTTCCAGTCTGAAACCCGAACGGAACAAAATCGAACTCGATGTTTTAGCCGTTTCGCTTAGCGAAATCAAGGTCTTCCCGACAGATCCCGACCTGCTCATTCGGACTGTCATGTACAAGAAAAAGGACAACTATGTTGAAGAACCTTTGGAAATGACGGCTTTCTATCGTGAAACCATAAAAAAAGGATGGAGTTATGTATCGCTTGCCGAAGCCGTAGTTGATGTCTACAAACAGCCTTATTCTTCGGCCAGAGCCGACAAAGTCAGGTTATTCAAAGGTCGGAAAAGCACCGATTACTCGAAACTGGATACACTGGTATTCAAACTCCAGGGAGGTCCGTACACCAACCTGTTGATGGACATCATGAAAAATCCTTACATCATCTTCACCGATGACATGATTGGAAACTATGAGTTCAACCTGGCAAGCGTAACGCGTATCGACGAAAAACTGGTTTACGTTCTCGAATTTAAACCCAGGCCCGGTGCCATCGACGCGCTCTTCTACGGCAAATTATTCATCGATACCGAATCACTTGCCATCACCAGCGCCACGTTCAATATGGATACATCCGACGAACTGAAAGCTGCAGACATTCTCATCAAGAGAAAACCAATCGGGGCAAGAGTATACCCAACCGAAGCAGCGTACATGGTCAACTATCGTGAAAAGAACGGCAAATGGTACTTCGGATATTCCCGCGGCCAGGTAACGTTTAAAATCAATTGGGACAAGAAACTTTTCAACTCCCACTATGTATCGACTATCGAGATGGCCGTTACCGATTGGCAGAAAACTGAGGATAAACCGTTCCGCTCATCCGATCGAATGAAGATGAATGTCATCATGAGCGACGCTGTATCAGGTTTCTCCGACCCTGAATTCTGGGGTAAGTACAACGTCATCGAGCCGGAAAAATCCATCGATCAGGCCATCAGAAAAATACAGCGAAAACTGAGAAGGAATTAA
- a CDS encoding glycine betaine/L-proline ABC transporter ATP-binding protein, whose amino-acid sequence MTKILIEDLYLIFGKHREKALKQSREGKSKAEVLSSTGCTVAVTNASLNIEEGEIFVIMGLSGSGKSTLLRCINRLIEPTAGKILVNNQDITRSTDKELLNIRRKEFAMVFQHFGLLPHRTVLSNVAFGLEIQGIPKEEREQKARETIALVGLEGYEDMKVSELSGGMQQRVGLARGLANDPEVLLMDEAFSALDPLIRNQMQDELLILQEKMQKTIVFITHDLDEAIKLGDRIAIMKDGEIVQVGTSEDILTAPADDYVKSFVEKVERGKIVTASSVMFEKPTVARLKKDGPEVVIRKMRDAGLKTIPVIRTNRTFIGFVQLEDVIEAKKKGAKSIEEIVNTEVHSVYPDTTVEDMLPILTETDLPIPVVNEENFLLGLVSQTSIIVEMTGKDKEEIQGIIQNAIDL is encoded by the coding sequence ATGACGAAAATTCTCATTGAAGACCTTTACCTGATTTTTGGAAAACACAGGGAAAAGGCTTTGAAACAATCTCGTGAAGGGAAAAGCAAAGCCGAGGTTTTATCGTCTACCGGATGTACTGTGGCGGTTACCAACGCCAGTCTGAACATCGAAGAGGGTGAAATTTTTGTAATCATGGGCCTTTCGGGAAGTGGAAAATCCACGCTCCTTAGGTGCATCAACCGGCTGATCGAACCTACAGCAGGCAAAATACTTGTCAACAACCAGGATATTACCCGGTCGACCGACAAGGAGTTGCTGAATATCAGAAGGAAAGAATTTGCGATGGTATTTCAGCATTTTGGCTTGCTTCCGCACCGGACTGTTCTGAGCAACGTTGCATTTGGCCTTGAAATTCAAGGGATTCCAAAAGAAGAACGTGAACAGAAAGCCCGCGAAACAATCGCATTGGTTGGACTGGAAGGTTATGAGGACATGAAAGTCTCGGAACTCTCCGGTGGGATGCAGCAGCGTGTAGGTCTGGCAAGGGGACTGGCCAACGACCCCGAAGTACTGCTGATGGATGAGGCATTTTCGGCGCTTGATCCCCTGATTCGCAACCAAATGCAGGATGAACTTCTGATCTTGCAGGAGAAAATGCAGAAAACCATCGTGTTCATTACGCACGATCTGGATGAAGCAATCAAACTCGGTGACCGTATTGCCATCATGAAAGACGGCGAGATCGTTCAGGTAGGTACCTCAGAAGATATTCTGACGGCACCGGCCGATGATTACGTTAAATCGTTCGTTGAAAAAGTCGAACGAGGTAAAATTGTAACGGCTTCCTCCGTCATGTTCGAAAAACCCACAGTCGCCCGCCTTAAAAAAGACGGTCCGGAAGTGGTCATTCGCAAAATGCGGGACGCTGGTCTGAAGACTATTCCGGTTATCCGGACCAACCGGACTTTTATCGGCTTTGTTCAATTGGAAGATGTTATCGAAGCGAAGAAAAAAGGCGCCAAGAGCATCGAAGAGATTGTCAATACCGAAGTCCATTCGGTCTATCCCGATACAACCGTGGAAGACATGCTGCCGATATTAACGGAAACCGATCTTCCCATTCCGGTAGTGAACGAGGAGAACTTCCTGTTAGGACTGGTATCGCAAACTTCCATCATTGTGGAAATGACGGGTAAAGATAAAGAGGAAATACAAGGAATCATTCAAAATGCCATTGACTTATGA
- a CDS encoding glycoside hydrolase family 3 C-terminal domain-containing protein, which translates to MKSHLILMLLLIGILMAGTEKAHAQYQYPFQNPNLPVEKRIDNILSLMTLDEKISCLSTDPSVPRLGIKGATHVEGLHGVSMGGPANWGKYATPTPTTTFPQAYGLAETWDPALLKKVAAVEGYETRYLFQNPNYKSKGLVVRAPNADLGRDPRWGRTEECYGEDPFFNGTMVTAFVKGLQGDNPKYWLTASLMKHFLANSNEDERTWSSSNFNERLFREYYSVPFRMGIEDGGGQAYMASYNSWNEIPMMVNPVLKNVTVKEWGQKGIICTDGGALKLLITDHKYYPDLEEGAAKAVKAGINQFLDDYADAIRAALKDKLLTEADIDRVIRGNFRVMIKLGLLDPPNDNPYSQIGLNGEPAPWKSQKNKELVKLATQKSIVLLKNDNQTLPLQTGKTKSIAVIGRFANEVPGDWYGGTPPYTITPLDGIRSRVGDSIRVSYAEDNTGNKAVDLAKTSDYAIVVVGNHPTGDAGWAKVTKPSYGKEAVDRKSIILEDEELIKQIYRVNPKTIVVLISSFPYAINWTEHNVPAILHMTHCSQEEGSALASVLFGDFNPGGRLVQTWPLAVTQLPPRLDYDIRKGRTYMYFKGQPLYPFGFGLSYTTFTYSNLKVSSDNIQTGKSLTISFDITNTGKRAGDEVAQLYVRHLHSEVQRPKKELKGFDRITIQPRKTKTVSLKLRAKDLAYWNEVKKAFTVEPDQIQLQIGSSSDDIRLTKEIQVTN; encoded by the coding sequence ATGAAATCACATCTCATCTTGATGCTCCTGCTCATTGGGATTCTAATGGCAGGAACCGAAAAAGCACATGCGCAATACCAATACCCTTTTCAAAATCCTAACCTCCCGGTAGAAAAACGAATTGACAACATTTTATCGCTCATGACACTGGATGAAAAAATCAGCTGTCTGAGTACCGATCCCAGCGTTCCCCGCCTGGGAATTAAAGGGGCCACTCACGTGGAAGGCCTGCACGGCGTCTCCATGGGCGGACCGGCGAATTGGGGAAAATATGCCACTCCTACTCCCACTACGACTTTCCCTCAAGCTTACGGTCTGGCCGAAACCTGGGACCCGGCATTGCTCAAAAAAGTAGCAGCCGTTGAAGGGTACGAAACCCGCTATCTTTTTCAAAATCCAAACTACAAGAGCAAAGGCCTGGTTGTTCGTGCCCCCAATGCCGATTTAGGCCGCGACCCACGTTGGGGACGCACTGAAGAATGCTACGGCGAAGATCCCTTCTTCAACGGAACAATGGTCACTGCCTTTGTAAAAGGTCTCCAGGGCGACAATCCAAAATACTGGCTGACGGCCTCGCTGATGAAGCATTTTCTGGCCAACAGCAACGAAGATGAACGGACCTGGTCATCTTCCAACTTCAACGAACGACTTTTCCGTGAATATTACTCAGTTCCTTTCCGCATGGGAATTGAAGACGGAGGAGGCCAGGCTTACATGGCTTCATATAACTCGTGGAATGAAATCCCCATGATGGTCAACCCGGTACTGAAAAACGTAACCGTAAAGGAATGGGGACAAAAAGGCATCATCTGTACCGACGGCGGTGCGCTGAAATTGCTGATTACCGATCACAAATATTATCCCGATTTGGAAGAAGGAGCCGCCAAAGCCGTCAAAGCGGGCATCAACCAGTTTTTGGACGATTATGCTGATGCGATTCGGGCAGCTTTGAAAGACAAACTACTCACCGAAGCAGATATCGACCGTGTTATCCGGGGTAATTTCCGGGTGATGATCAAACTCGGATTGCTCGATCCACCGAACGATAATCCGTATTCCCAAATCGGTTTGAACGGCGAGCCTGCTCCCTGGAAGAGTCAAAAGAATAAAGAGCTGGTCAAACTGGCTACACAAAAGTCCATCGTTTTACTGAAAAACGATAACCAGACGTTGCCACTTCAAACCGGAAAAACCAAGTCGATTGCCGTGATTGGACGATTTGCCAACGAAGTGCCCGGTGACTGGTACGGAGGAACGCCTCCCTACACTATCACGCCGTTGGATGGCATTCGCAGTCGTGTTGGCGACAGCATTCGCGTTAGCTATGCTGAAGACAATACTGGAAACAAAGCGGTTGATTTGGCCAAAACATCCGACTACGCTATCGTGGTAGTTGGCAACCACCCTACCGGAGATGCTGGCTGGGCCAAGGTCACCAAGCCAAGCTATGGAAAAGAGGCAGTCGACCGCAAATCCATTATTCTCGAGGACGAAGAATTAATTAAACAAATCTATCGGGTGAACCCGAAAACCATCGTGGTGCTCATCAGCAGCTTTCCGTATGCCATTAACTGGACGGAACACAATGTACCGGCGATTCTCCACATGACGCATTGCAGTCAGGAAGAAGGAAGCGCGCTCGCTTCTGTATTGTTCGGCGATTTCAATCCGGGCGGACGACTGGTGCAAACATGGCCGCTGGCGGTCACGCAGCTTCCGCCCCGCCTCGATTACGATATTCGGAAAGGCAGAACCTATATGTATTTCAAAGGACAACCGCTCTATCCTTTCGGATTCGGCTTGAGCTACACCACATTTACATACAGCAACCTGAAAGTAAGTTCAGATAATATACAAACCGGAAAATCGTTAACCATTTCCTTCGACATTACCAATACCGGTAAACGTGCTGGTGATGAAGTGGCTCAACTGTACGTCCGTCATCTGCATTCGGAAGTGCAACGCCCCAAAAAGGAATTAAAAGGTTTTGACCGGATAACCATTCAGCCCAGAAAGACAAAAACCGTCAGCTTGAAGCTACGCGCCAAGGATTTGGCATACTGGAATGAAGTAAAGAAAGCCTTCACGGTTGAACCGGACCAAATTCAATTGCAAATCGGGAGTTCCTCGGACGACATCCGGTTAACGAAAGAAATACAAGTTACAAATTAA
- a CDS encoding glycoside hydrolase family 3 C-terminal domain-containing protein → MKRKSIALPVLSVLILGVLSCSQPKKNNAPAYEKKIDSLISQMTLKEKVGMIHANSSFTSAGVPRLGIPEWVMSDGPHGVRPEHGRGWTLLNNGKDSSTYLPTGITLASTWNKELGYKFGTVLGSEANARGKDNILGPGVCIIRTPLNGRNFEYLSEDPYLSGQMAVGYIKGVQSQDVAACVKHYLANNQETERNTIDVEMSERALREIYLPAFKAAVEEGNVYTLMGAYNKFRGQFCTENKYLVKDILKGEFGFKGVVMSDWGAVHNTMDALMNGTDLEMGTDLTQKTPDYGKFFMGDTVIGLVKSGKVPESVVNDKVHRILRVMYETHVMGGGRKKGERNTPEHQAVALKVAEEGIVLLKNQDHVLPLKEDGLKSVAVIGANADRKNAMGGGSSQVRPPFEITPLQGIQQYLGDKVKVNYAEGYKVARGEKADPKLIAQAVKAAKSADATILVGGWIHGYGGQWSDNAFDSEGIDKPNMQLPFGQNELIQAVLKANPNTIIVMMGGGPMDMTSWVGNAKGILEAWYPGMEGGKALAEIIFGKVNPSGKLPVTFPKKLADVPAEKMGDYPGKDGKEVYKEGIYVGYRYYDSYNVAPEFCFGHGLSYTTFKYDSLQVTPGDKQATVKVKLTNTGDMAGGEVVEVYVHQEKSELKRPEKELKAFSKVFLKPGESKEVELTLPSSAFEYYNDQKHQWVLEPGKFDILVGSSSRDIRQTGTVTL, encoded by the coding sequence ATGAAACGAAAATCGATTGCACTTCCTGTGCTGAGTGTGTTGATTTTGGGTGTGCTATCCTGCTCACAACCCAAGAAAAACAATGCACCCGCTTACGAGAAAAAAATTGACTCCCTGATTAGTCAAATGACTTTGAAGGAGAAAGTAGGAATGATCCATGCGAACTCGTCGTTTACTTCTGCCGGGGTTCCCCGCCTGGGTATTCCCGAATGGGTGATGTCAGACGGCCCGCACGGGGTACGCCCCGAACATGGCCGCGGATGGACATTACTGAACAACGGTAAAGATTCATCAACCTATCTTCCTACCGGCATAACCCTGGCTTCTACCTGGAACAAAGAGCTGGGTTACAAATTCGGAACCGTACTTGGTAGTGAAGCAAATGCGAGAGGAAAAGACAACATTCTGGGCCCCGGAGTTTGTATCATCCGAACGCCGTTAAACGGCCGCAACTTCGAATACCTGAGTGAAGACCCGTACCTGTCCGGACAAATGGCTGTAGGTTACATTAAAGGGGTACAAAGCCAGGATGTAGCTGCCTGCGTAAAACACTACCTGGCCAACAACCAGGAAACCGAACGCAACACCATCGACGTAGAGATGAGTGAACGTGCCCTTCGCGAAATCTATCTTCCGGCCTTTAAAGCAGCGGTTGAAGAAGGCAACGTGTACACCCTGATGGGCGCTTACAATAAGTTCCGCGGACAATTCTGTACCGAAAATAAATACCTGGTGAAAGATATTCTGAAAGGTGAATTCGGGTTCAAAGGAGTTGTGATGAGTGACTGGGGTGCTGTTCACAATACCATGGATGCATTAATGAACGGAACCGACCTGGAAATGGGTACCGACCTGACGCAAAAAACACCCGATTACGGGAAATTCTTCATGGGTGATACCGTTATCGGACTGGTGAAAAGTGGAAAAGTTCCCGAATCCGTTGTCAACGACAAAGTACACCGCATTTTGCGCGTGATGTACGAAACCCATGTAATGGGCGGTGGCCGCAAAAAAGGCGAGAGAAATACTCCCGAACATCAGGCGGTTGCTTTGAAGGTTGCTGAAGAAGGCATTGTATTGCTGAAAAACCAGGATCACGTACTTCCACTGAAGGAAGATGGTTTAAAGAGTGTTGCTGTCATCGGTGCCAATGCCGATCGCAAAAATGCCATGGGAGGAGGAAGCTCACAGGTAAGGCCTCCGTTTGAAATTACACCTTTACAGGGAATTCAGCAATATTTAGGCGACAAAGTGAAAGTCAACTACGCCGAAGGTTACAAAGTAGCCCGCGGCGAAAAAGCCGATCCGAAATTGATTGCCCAGGCAGTAAAAGCAGCCAAATCAGCTGATGCAACGATTTTGGTTGGCGGCTGGATTCACGGCTACGGCGGTCAGTGGTCTGACAACGCCTTCGATTCGGAAGGAATCGACAAACCGAACATGCAACTTCCGTTCGGTCAGAACGAATTAATTCAGGCTGTTCTGAAAGCCAATCCCAATACCATTATCGTGATGATGGGCGGTGGCCCGATGGATATGACCAGCTGGGTAGGCAACGCCAAAGGCATCCTCGAAGCCTGGTACCCAGGAATGGAAGGCGGAAAAGCCCTCGCCGAAATCATTTTCGGTAAGGTGAATCCTTCCGGAAAACTGCCGGTAACCTTCCCGAAAAAGCTGGCCGATGTTCCTGCTGAAAAGATGGGCGACTATCCCGGTAAAGACGGAAAAGAAGTATACAAAGAAGGTATCTATGTTGGCTATCGCTACTACGATTCGTACAATGTGGCCCCCGAATTCTGCTTCGGACACGGGCTTTCGTATACTACTTTCAAATACGACAGTTTGCAGGTTACGCCGGGTGACAAACAGGCAACTGTTAAAGTTAAGCTGACCAACACCGGCGATATGGCAGGTGGCGAAGTAGTGGAGGTTTACGTTCACCAGGAAAAGTCAGAACTGAAGCGTCCTGAAAAGGAATTGAAAGCCTTCAGCAAAGTATTTCTGAAACCCGGCGAATCAAAAGAAGTGGAGCTGACACTTCCGTCAAGCGCCTTCGAATACTACAACGACCAGAAACACCAATGGGTACTGGAGCCCGGCAAATTCGATATTCTCGTGGGAAGTTCTTCCCGCGATATTCGCCAAACCGGAACAGTGACTTTGTAA
- a CDS encoding proline/glycine betaine ABC transporter permease, translated as MIDVGTYIEHFINWLTANFSGFFDGVNYGMTNFIGGVEAFWVWMPFYVTIALMAGLAFWRAGIGNGFLTLLGLLFIYAMGYWDQTMQTFALVLSSTVLALALGIPLGIWSARSQTANRIIRPILDFMQTMPAFVYLIPAVLFFGLGTVPGAFATIIFAMPPVVRLTSLGIQQVPEDIVEATKAFGATSRQLLVKVQVPLAMPSILAGVNQTIMMALSMVVIASMIGAKGLGEIVLQGISQLRIGMGFEGGLAVVLLAIILDRITQHLGKSK; from the coding sequence ATGATCGACGTTGGAACCTATATAGAACATTTTATTAATTGGCTGACAGCCAATTTCTCCGGTTTTTTCGACGGCGTTAACTATGGAATGACCAACTTCATTGGCGGAGTTGAAGCCTTCTGGGTATGGATGCCGTTTTATGTCACTATTGCGTTGATGGCTGGCTTAGCCTTCTGGCGTGCCGGAATCGGCAACGGATTCCTGACTCTCCTTGGCCTGCTGTTCATCTACGCGATGGGCTATTGGGACCAAACCATGCAAACTTTTGCACTGGTGCTCTCATCAACTGTCCTGGCACTTGCACTGGGAATTCCCCTTGGAATCTGGTCCGCCAGAAGCCAGACAGCCAATCGGATCATCCGACCGATTCTGGACTTTATGCAGACGATGCCGGCCTTTGTTTACCTGATACCGGCCGTATTGTTTTTCGGTTTGGGAACCGTCCCCGGAGCTTTTGCAACCATCATTTTTGCCATGCCGCCGGTTGTCCGGCTTACCTCTTTAGGTATCCAACAGGTACCCGAAGACATTGTCGAGGCGACGAAAGCATTTGGTGCTACTTCGCGGCAGTTGCTGGTAAAAGTTCAGGTGCCGCTGGCAATGCCATCCATTTTAGCAGGTGTTAACCAAACCATTATGATGGCTCTGTCCATGGTCGTAATTGCCAGCATGATTGGTGCCAAAGGACTGGGCGAAATTGTCCTTCAGGGAATCAGCCAGTTACGCATCGGAATGGGATTCGAAGGTGGTTTGGCCGTTGTACTGCTGGCCATTATCCTCGACCGCATAACACAACATCTTGGAAAATCTAAATAA